A single genomic interval of halophilic archaeon DL31 harbors:
- a CDS encoding Amidohydrolase 3 (PFAM: Amidohydrolase 3~KEGG: hbo:Hbor_10020 tim-barrel fold metal-dependent hydrolase) → MTEAADTVFLDGEIHTLTDPDETFEAVAVRSGEVVRLGSTYDVEFLAGTETEVVDLEGRVLLPGFIDAHTHMETLGRSLVNADLSAADDLNEAVSLLREREQETADPDAPEWVLGYGYDESRWPENRYPDKADLDAVSAERPVVAFREDMHVASVNSVVLDRYEDEMAEADVHYENGEPTGVLVEKAVDVLYDAVAPDAAETERLVTAAQARANELGVTGVHDMVRGSYSPQLYREMELAGELSLRVRLNYWSDHLDALIETGLRTNHGSEMVQTGAVKTYTDGSFGGRTAKISTPYDDDTSENGSWVVDPDELHDIVETADAAGFQVTAHAIGDVAIDAVLDAFEQTDDPGGMRHRVEHVELASEEAIERFGETGVVASVQPNFLKWAKDGGLYESRLGDRRFETNRYAQLNEVGAPLAFGSDCMPLDPLAGIDEAVNTEVDAQQLSVTEALRAYTLGAAYAGFDEGRLGTVETGKLADFTVLEESPWENQEGISEIDVALTVVDGDVVYDGR, encoded by the coding sequence ATGACCGAGGCCGCCGACACCGTCTTTCTCGACGGCGAGATCCACACGCTGACCGACCCCGACGAGACCTTCGAGGCCGTTGCCGTCCGCAGCGGCGAGGTCGTCCGGCTGGGCTCCACCTACGACGTGGAGTTCCTCGCGGGCACCGAAACCGAAGTCGTCGACCTCGAGGGCCGCGTCCTCCTGCCGGGGTTCATCGACGCCCACACCCACATGGAGACACTCGGGCGCTCCCTCGTTAACGCCGACCTCTCGGCGGCCGACGACCTAAACGAAGCCGTCTCGCTGCTTCGCGAGCGCGAACAGGAGACCGCCGACCCCGACGCACCGGAGTGGGTGCTGGGCTACGGCTACGATGAGAGCCGCTGGCCCGAGAACCGCTACCCTGATAAGGCGGATTTAGACGCCGTTTCCGCGGAGCGCCCCGTCGTCGCGTTCCGCGAGGATATGCACGTTGCCTCGGTCAACAGCGTTGTCCTCGACCGATATGAGGACGAGATGGCGGAGGCTGACGTTCACTACGAGAACGGTGAGCCCACAGGCGTCCTCGTCGAGAAAGCGGTGGACGTGCTCTACGACGCCGTCGCGCCCGACGCCGCCGAAACCGAGCGCCTCGTCACGGCCGCGCAGGCCCGCGCCAACGAACTCGGGGTGACGGGAGTCCACGACATGGTCCGGGGCTCCTACTCGCCGCAACTCTACCGCGAGATGGAGCTCGCCGGAGAACTCTCGCTCCGCGTTCGGCTGAACTACTGGTCGGATCATCTCGACGCACTCATCGAGACCGGCCTGCGGACCAACCACGGCTCCGAGATGGTTCAGACGGGCGCGGTTAAGACCTACACCGACGGCAGTTTCGGCGGTCGGACAGCCAAGATATCGACACCCTACGACGACGACACCAGCGAGAACGGTTCGTGGGTCGTCGACCCGGACGAACTACACGACATCGTCGAAACGGCTGACGCAGCCGGCTTTCAGGTCACTGCCCACGCAATCGGCGACGTGGCTATCGACGCGGTGCTCGACGCTTTCGAGCAGACCGACGACCCCGGCGGGATGCGCCACCGCGTCGAACACGTCGAACTCGCGTCCGAGGAAGCTATCGAGCGCTTCGGCGAGACGGGCGTCGTCGCCTCCGTCCAGCCCAACTTCCTCAAGTGGGCGAAAGACGGCGGGCTCTATGAGTCCCGGCTGGGCGACCGGCGGTTCGAAACCAACCGCTACGCGCAACTCAACGAGGTTGGCGCGCCGCTGGCGTTCGGCTCGGACTGCATGCCGCTGGACCCGCTCGCGGGCATCGACGAGGCAGTCAACACCGAGGTGGACGCCCAGCAGCTCTCCGTGACCGAGGCGCTGCGGGCCTACACGCTCGGGGCGGCCTACGCCGGCTTCGACGAGGGCCGATTGGGAACTGTCGAGACAGGAAAGCTCGCGGACTTCACGGTGCTCGAGGAATCGCCGTGGGAGAATCAGGAGGGGATTTCGGAGATCGATGTGGCGCTAACCGTCGTCGACGGCGACGTTGTGTACGACGGGCGGTAA
- a CDS encoding hypothetical protein (KEGG: hbo:Hbor_09950 hypothetical protein) codes for MYAVVGCTDCGAYWLLTDPRESDSATCPTCGRRHQTKKLKRFFESEDRDAAREARAALLAKKHGDSEAFADVAHVSELETMAEESGLSEREYLEESGVDPDEVAAAGDTTREKSRSRDEIVRDAVRDEGTEEEILEKAVEDGVPRGAAEKLLEKLRRQGEVIQSGGGLRLV; via the coding sequence ATGTACGCCGTCGTCGGCTGCACCGACTGCGGAGCCTACTGGCTGCTGACGGACCCCCGCGAGAGCGACTCCGCCACTTGCCCGACCTGTGGCCGCCGCCACCAGACCAAGAAGCTGAAGCGATTTTTCGAGAGCGAGGACCGCGACGCCGCCCGCGAGGCTCGCGCCGCGCTGCTGGCGAAGAAACACGGCGACAGTGAGGCGTTCGCCGATGTGGCCCACGTTTCGGAACTCGAGACGATGGCCGAGGAGAGCGGGCTCTCCGAACGCGAGTATCTCGAGGAGTCGGGGGTCGACCCCGACGAAGTGGCGGCCGCCGGCGACACCACGCGGGAGAAATCCCGGAGCCGTGACGAGATCGTCCGGGATGCGGTCCGAGACGAGGGAACTGAGGAGGAAATTCTCGAAAAAGCAGTCGAGGACGGCGTTCCTCGCGGTGCCGCGGAGAAACTGCTGGAGAAACTGCGGCGCCAGGGCGAAGTGATTCAGTCCGGTGGTGGCTTGCGGTTAGTGTGA
- a CDS encoding NAD-dependent epimerase/dehydratase (PFAM: NAD-dependent epimerase/dehydratase~KEGG: htu:Htur_4433 NAD-dependent epimerase/dehydratase), producing the protein MRVLVTGSEGRVASGIKQHLDGDSPHEFVYLDREDAPDVDFVADISDYEAIRPAFDGVDAVVHLAANPAVSASWESVEQSNLIGTRNVLEAASDAEVERFLFASSIHAAGMWEEEGKPEIYELDDETNVTVDDDERPDSYYGVSKAYGEDLGRFYIEQREYPKQFYATRIASIRGGLYDNPYGDAEKGVERGDWERGGPKYTEQVKRLKGTWLSLRDWAQLVELCLTDEETEFGIFFATSDNPRSWFDLEHTKELLGYEPEDSASDWQSPPSELLE; encoded by the coding sequence ATGCGCGTACTCGTCACCGGCTCGGAAGGCCGCGTCGCATCCGGTATCAAGCAGCATCTCGACGGAGACTCCCCCCACGAGTTCGTCTACCTCGACCGCGAGGATGCCCCGGACGTGGATTTCGTCGCCGATATCTCCGATTACGAGGCCATCCGCCCAGCGTTCGACGGCGTCGATGCAGTGGTCCACCTCGCCGCGAATCCCGCGGTCTCCGCGTCGTGGGAGTCAGTCGAGCAGAGCAACCTCATCGGTACCCGGAACGTGCTCGAAGCCGCCTCAGACGCCGAGGTCGAGCGATTCCTCTTTGCCTCCTCCATCCACGCCGCGGGGATGTGGGAAGAAGAGGGCAAGCCCGAGATATACGAACTCGACGACGAGACGAACGTCACGGTGGACGACGACGAGCGGCCCGATTCGTACTACGGCGTGTCGAAAGCCTATGGCGAGGATCTGGGGCGGTTCTACATCGAGCAGCGGGAGTACCCAAAGCAGTTCTACGCGACCCGTATCGCCAGCATCCGCGGCGGGCTCTACGACAACCCCTACGGCGACGCCGAGAAGGGCGTCGAGCGCGGTGACTGGGAGCGCGGCGGTCCGAAATATACGGAGCAGGTCAAGCGCCTGAAGGGGACGTGGCTCTCCCTACGGGACTGGGCGCAGTTGGTGGAGCTGTGTCTGACTGATGAGGAGACGGAGTTCGGGATTTTCTTCGCGACCAGCGACAACCCCCGGAGCTGGTTCGACCTCGAGCACACGAAAGAACTGCTGGGCTACGAGCCCGAGGATTCGGCGAGTGATTGGCAGTCGCCGCCATCCGAGTTGTTGGAGTAA
- a CDS encoding 3-hydroxy-3-methylglutaryl Coenzyme A reductase (TIGRFAM: Hydroxymethylglutaryl-CoA reductase, class I, catalytic~KEGG: hvo:HVO_2583 hydroxymethylglutaryl-CoA reductase (NADPH)~PFAM: Hydroxymethylglutaryl-CoA reductase, class I/II, catalytic), with amino-acid sequence MNEYDADAAEELADRVRTGDLRLYELEDHADADTAAAARRRLVEEHSGADLSTTAEYALDAEQASESAIENMIGAAQIPMGVAGPVTIDGGAYDGETYLPLATTEGALLASVNRGLSVIDDSGGAAARVTKRGMTRAPVFRVSGIAESQALADWTRDNVEKLRAAAESTTSHGKLMDVTPYVVADNVYLRFRYDTADAMGMNMATIATQAAADVVEAETDASLVALSGNMCTDKKPAAINAVEGRGRSVTAEVKIPREMVEKTLKTSPEAISEVNTRKNLLGSAKAASLGFNAQAANVVAAMYLATGQDAAQVVEGSNAIVSMEAREDGLYAAISMASIEVGTVGGGTKLPTQAEGLDVLGIRGGGDPAGSNADALAECVAVGALAGELSLLSALASRHLSSAHEQLGR; translated from the coding sequence ATGAACGAGTACGACGCCGACGCGGCCGAGGAACTGGCCGACCGGGTCCGCACAGGCGACCTCCGACTCTACGAACTGGAGGACCACGCCGACGCCGACACCGCTGCCGCCGCCCGACGACGACTAGTCGAGGAGCACTCCGGTGCCGACCTCTCGACCACCGCGGAGTACGCCCTCGACGCCGAGCAGGCTTCCGAGAGCGCCATCGAGAACATGATTGGGGCTGCCCAGATTCCGATGGGTGTCGCCGGTCCCGTCACCATCGACGGCGGCGCCTACGACGGCGAGACGTACCTGCCGCTGGCGACGACGGAGGGGGCGCTGCTGGCTTCGGTCAACCGCGGCCTCTCAGTCATCGACGACAGCGGTGGCGCCGCTGCTCGCGTCACCAAACGGGGGATGACCCGTGCGCCGGTGTTCCGCGTGAGCGGTATCGCCGAGAGCCAGGCACTTGCTGACTGGACCCGTGACAACGTCGAGAAACTGCGAGCGGCCGCCGAGTCGACGACGAGCCACGGGAAACTCATGGACGTGACCCCCTACGTCGTCGCGGACAACGTCTACCTGCGGTTCCGCTACGACACCGCCGACGCGATGGGGATGAACATGGCCACCATCGCTACCCAAGCGGCCGCCGACGTGGTTGAGGCCGAAACCGACGCCTCGCTGGTCGCGCTCTCGGGCAACATGTGCACGGACAAGAAGCCCGCCGCGATCAACGCCGTCGAGGGGCGCGGCCGCAGCGTCACCGCGGAGGTGAAGATTCCACGCGAGATGGTCGAGAAGACGCTCAAGACCAGTCCTGAGGCCATCAGCGAGGTCAACACCCGGAAGAACCTACTCGGCAGCGCGAAAGCCGCGAGTCTGGGGTTCAACGCACAGGCTGCCAACGTCGTCGCCGCGATGTATCTTGCGACGGGACAGGACGCCGCACAGGTGGTCGAGGGGAGCAACGCCATCGTCTCGATGGAGGCCCGCGAGGACGGCCTCTACGCGGCGATTTCGATGGCGAGCATCGAAGTCGGCACCGTCGGCGGCGGGACGAAGCTCCCGACGCAGGCAGAGGGGCTTGACGTGCTGGGGATCCGCGGCGGCGGCGACCCGGCAGGGTCGAACGCGGACGCGCTCGCGGAGTGTGTGGCCGTGGGCGCGCTGGCGGGCGAACTCTCGCTGCTCTCGGCGCTCGCTTCGCGCCATCTTTCGAGTGCTCACGAACAGTTGGGTCGGTAG
- a CDS encoding sec-independent protein translocase component TatA (KEGG: hla:Hlac_0311 sec-independent protein translocase component TatA) gives MLLFGAIPGGPELLIILLVLLLLFGPLVAVVVFLLNRSGGNDDEMAEMKARVEELEAELAVEEAAEGDDTGEATEDRTDDA, from the coding sequence ATGCTCCTGTTCGGTGCGATCCCAGGTGGGCCGGAACTGCTGATTATCCTGCTCGTCCTGCTGTTGCTGTTCGGCCCGCTGGTGGCTGTCGTTGTCTTCCTGCTGAACCGCTCGGGCGGGAACGACGACGAAATGGCCGAGATGAAGGCTCGCGTTGAGGAACTCGAAGCCGAACTCGCCGTTGAAGAAGCGGCTGAGGGGGATGATACCGGCGAAGCGACTGAGGACCGAACGGACGACGCCTGA